A genomic segment from Camelus dromedarius isolate mCamDro1 unplaced genomic scaffold, mCamDro1.pat HAP1_SCAFFOLD_180, whole genome shotgun sequence encodes:
- the LOC135320896 gene encoding GDP-fucose protein O-fucosyltransferase 2-like isoform X3, with product MVTGATLCAGRRALLGRVAGSGSVQLPGTMAVLAAGDGGLLGRATSSGLVSRRPTSCLGRRPTDARYLLCDFNPPEGFNLRRNVCIHIAFLLKTLLKMEEPVLVLFPWGHLYHWQSPDPWSDSFDLPSLNRNIPDIEYEQFIAGTLCS from the exons atggttacaggcgccacgctctgcgcgggccggcgtgcgcttctggggcgggtagcgggctccggaagtgtgcagctgcccgggaccatggcggtgcttgctgctggggatggcggcttgctcggccgggcgactagttctggcctggtcagtcggcggccgacatcctgtctggggcggcgtcccacagacg ccaggtaccttctgtgtgacttcaaccctccagagggcttcaacctccgtaggaacgtctgcatccacattgccttcctcctgaagaccctgctgaagatggaggagccggtactggtgctattcccttggggccacctctaccactggcagagccccgatccctggtccgactcctttgacctcccaagtctcaacagaaacatccctgacattgagtacgagcagttcattgcag gaacgctgtgttcatga
- the LOC135320896 gene encoding GDP-fucose protein O-fucosyltransferase 2-like isoform X1 — translation MVTGATLCAGRRALLGRVAGSGSVQLPGTMAVLAAGDGGLLGRATSSGLVSRRPTSCLGRRPTDGKPRYLLCDFNPPEGFNLRRNVCIHIAFLLKTLLKMEEPVLVLFPWGHLYHWQSPDPWSDSFDLPSLNRNIPDIEYEQFIAGTLCS, via the exons atggttacaggcgccacgctctgcgcgggccggcgtgcgcttctggggcgggtagcgggctccggaagtgtgcagctgcccgggaccatggcggtgcttgctgctggggatggcggcttgctcggccgggcgactagttctggcctggtcagtcggcggccgacatcctgtctggggcggcgtcccacagacggtaaac ccaggtaccttctgtgtgacttcaaccctccagagggcttcaacctccgtaggaacgtctgcatccacattgccttcctcctgaagaccctgctgaagatggaggagccggtactggtgctattcccttggggccacctctaccactggcagagccccgatccctggtccgactcctttgacctcccaagtctcaacagaaacatccctgacattgagtacgagcagttcattgcag gaacgctgtgttcatga
- the LOC135320896 gene encoding GDP-fucose protein O-fucosyltransferase 2-like isoform X2 produces MVTGATLCAGRRALLGRVAGSGSVQLPGTMAVLAAGDGGLLGRATSSGLVSRRPTSCLGRRPTDGKPRYLLCDFNPPEGFNLRRNVCIHIAFLLKTLLKMEEPVLVLFPWGHLYHWQSPDPWSDSFDLPSLNRNIPDIEYEQFIAGFTW; encoded by the exons atggttacaggcgccacgctctgcgcgggccggcgtgcgcttctggggcgggtagcgggctccggaagtgtgcagctgcccgggaccatggcggtgcttgctgctggggatggcggcttgctcggccgggcgactagttctggcctggtcagtcggcggccgacatcctgtctggggcggcgtcccacagacggtaaac ccaggtaccttctgtgtgacttcaaccctccagagggcttcaacctccgtaggaacgtctgcatccacattgccttcctcctgaagaccctgctgaagatggaggagccggtactggtgctattcccttggggccacctctaccactggcagagccccgatccctggtccgactcctttgacctcccaagtctcaacagaaacatccctgacattgagtacgagcagttcattgcag ggttcacttggtga
- the LOC135320896 gene encoding GDP-fucose protein O-fucosyltransferase 2-like isoform X4, which yields MVTGATLCAGRRALLGRVAGSGSVQLPGTMAVLAAGDGGLLGRATSSGLVSRRPTSCLGRRPTDGKPRYLLCDFNPPEGFNLRRNVCIHIAFLLKTLLKMEEPVLVLFPWGHLYHWQSPDPWSDSFDLPSLNRNIPDIEYEQFIAGL from the exons atggttacaggcgccacgctctgcgcgggccggcgtgcgcttctggggcgggtagcgggctccggaagtgtgcagctgcccgggaccatggcggtgcttgctgctggggatggcggcttgctcggccgggcgactagttctggcctggtcagtcggcggccgacatcctgtctggggcggcgtcccacagacggtaaac ccaggtaccttctgtgtgacttcaaccctccagagggcttcaacctccgtaggaacgtctgcatccacattgccttcctcctgaagaccctgctgaagatggaggagccggtactggtgctattcccttggggccacctctaccactggcagagccccgatccctggtccgactcctttgacctcccaagtctcaacagaaacatccctgacattgagtacgagcagttcattgcag gcctctga
- the LOC135320895 gene encoding uncharacterized protein LOC135320895 isoform X1 yields MSVTSLSLPHLLLQIEQDPGGSTKPVPSAILCVMSCDPVDAQHPPAEETDCLRYMKGEDTYYPHGAQVGLGVCCLYSRWARVALGIPVPEFLQYTRCLFPNLQNWNDVNHPAVHSMVHPRLELSGSKSISEGTYLKRNGFPDSEGQRKHQPGLEKENSISEPVLGDLTEITLVAQASDREHVPSCSQPQTSTDASYTGKDPGLGGRWPPEIRQMLDSSLTTGSGQDVLRGRRQPPRQRRRGLSLASRSICSHLNICCPSFAGRPSPVYPSPGR; encoded by the exons atgtctgtgacctcactctcgctgccccacctcttattacag attgaacaggatccagggggaagtaccaagcctgtcccatcggccatcctgtgtgtcatgtcctgtgacccagtggatgctcagcac cctccagctgaagaaacagattgccttaggtacatgaaaggtgaggacacctactatccccatggagcccaggtggggctgggagtctgctgtttgtacagccggtgggctcgtgttgctttgggcatccctgtgcctgaattcctgcagtacactcggtg cctgtttcctaatctgcaaaactggaatgatgttaaccatcccgcag tgcattccatggtgcatcctcgcctagaattgagtggaagcaagtccatctcagaagggacatacctgaagagaaatggctttccagactctgaagggcagagaaagcaccagcctgggttagagaaag agaacagcatctctgagcccgtcctgggtgacctcacagagatcaccctagtggcccaggctagtgaccgggaacatgtaccttcctgcagccaaccccagacgtccactgatgcatcatatactggcaaagat cctggcctgggggggcgttggccgccggagattcgccagatgttggactccag cttaaccaccggaagtgggcaggatgtgctgagggggcggaggcagccgccaaggcagcgacggagggggctgtccctggccagccggtcaatttgttcccatctcaacatttgctgtcccagtttcgcaggacgcccttctccagtttatccttctcctgggag gtga
- the LOC135320895 gene encoding uncharacterized protein LOC135320895 isoform X2 — protein sequence MSVTSLSLPHLLLQIEQDPGGSTKPVPSAILCVMSCDPVDAQHPPAEETDCLRYMKGEDTYYPHGAQVGLGVCCLYSRWARVALGIPVPEFLQYTRCLFPNLQNWNDVNHPAVHSMVHPRLELSGSKSISEGTYLKRNGFPDSEGQRKHQPGLEKENSISEPVLGDLTEITLVAQASDREHVPSCSQPQTSTDASYTGKDPGLGGRWPPEIRQMLDSRGGFCCCRGGTPVSR from the exons atgtctgtgacctcactctcgctgccccacctcttattacag attgaacaggatccagggggaagtaccaagcctgtcccatcggccatcctgtgtgtcatgtcctgtgacccagtggatgctcagcac cctccagctgaagaaacagattgccttaggtacatgaaaggtgaggacacctactatccccatggagcccaggtggggctgggagtctgctgtttgtacagccggtgggctcgtgttgctttgggcatccctgtgcctgaattcctgcagtacactcggtg cctgtttcctaatctgcaaaactggaatgatgttaaccatcccgcag tgcattccatggtgcatcctcgcctagaattgagtggaagcaagtccatctcagaagggacatacctgaagagaaatggctttccagactctgaagggcagagaaagcaccagcctgggttagagaaag agaacagcatctctgagcccgtcctgggtgacctcacagagatcaccctagtggcccaggctagtgaccgggaacatgtaccttcctgcagccaaccccagacgtccactgatgcatcatatactggcaaagat cctggcctgggggggcgttggccgccggagattcgccagatgttggactccag gggcggcttctgctgctgtagaggcgggacgccggtctccaggtga